The window TGCTTGTTATTGTAAAAAAAGAAAAGGAAGAAGAAGTTTATAAAATATTTGAAAAATGGGGGCTTCATGCTGTTAAGATAGGAAGAGTGACAGATGATGGGATGTTAAGAATCCTTGACAATGGAAAAGTTGTTGCAGAGGTTCCTGCAAAAGCACTTGCACACGCCCCAGCTTATGTAAGGGAAACGAAAGAACCAGAGATTGTAAAAGTATCTCAACAGTTTGACGTCTATTCTATTCCTCAGCCTCAAGACTTGAATGATGCAATCATAAAAATGATCTCCAATCCAAATCTTGCAAGCAAGGAATATATTTATAGGCAATACGATTACATGGTAAGAACTGATACAGTTATAAGACCAGGTAATGATGCAAGTTTGTTGAGAGTCAAGGGTACTAAAAAAGGTATTGCTGTTACAATTGATAGTAATGGCCGATATTGTTATTTAAATCCTTATGAAGGAGTTCAGCTTGTCTTGGCAGAAAGTTATAGAAATATTGTAGCAGTTGGTGCAAAACCTCTTGCTATTACAGATGGGTTAAATTTTGGAAATCCACTCTATCCAGAAATTTACTACCAATTTGTAAAAACAATTGAAGGTTTAAAAGTTGCATGTGAATATTTTGGGACACCAGTTACAGGCGGAAATGTGTCTTTTTACAACCAATCTGAAGAAGGTGCAATTTATCCCACACCGGTAATTGGAATGGTGGGAGTTGTTGAAGATGTTGAGAAGGCTGTAGATATATCCTTCAAGGAAGAGGGAGATATCATTGCAGTAATAGGCAAGACTTTAGATGATATAGGTGCTTCAGAGTATTTAAGTTTCTACCATGGAATTGTTTCTGGAAGAGTACCAAAGCTTGATTTGAAAAGGCACAAAGAAACATGTGACAAGGTGTTAGAATGTATCAATCAAGGTTTGTTTAAATCTGTTCATGACATTTCAGATGGTGGATTTATAATTGCTCTTTTAGAGAGTGCTTTTAGAGGTAAAAAAGGTGCAGCAATTAAAGTAAATACTTCTTTGAGAGAAGATTTCTACCTGTTTAGTGAGACACCAGGGCGATTCTTAGTCACATTAAAAGAAGAGAATCTTCCAAAGATAAGGGAAATTTTAAACGGTATTGAATTAGAAATAGTTGGTGAAGTAACAGACAAGTTTGAAATACTTGGGCAAATAAATGACAAAAAATTAAAATTAAATTTAAATGAAGTTGAAAGGATATATCAGGAGGCAATACCATGTGCTTTAAAGAGTTAGAGGAATCCTTTAAAGACCACTGTGGGATATTTGGAATTTACTGTCCTGATAAAAAACTTGAAGTAGCAAAAGTAACTTACTTTGGACTTTATGCTCTTCAACATAGAGGTCAAGAAAGTAGTGGAATTGCTGTAAATGATACAGGTACAATTTTGTATCATAAGGATAACGGACTTGTCAATGAAGTATTTAATGAGGTGGTTTTGAACCACCTCAAAGGGCACTCAGCAATTGGGCATGTTCGATACTCAACAACTGGAAAGAATGATAGAGAAAATGCCCAACCACTTGTTGTAAAATACAGAAAAGGTCATATGGCACTTGTTCATAATGGAAATTTAGTAAATGCACATATCATTAGAGAAAAGCTTGAACAAGAAGGTGCTATTTTCCAAACTACCATTGATTCTGAGGTAATTGCTAATTTGATTTCGCGAAACAGAATAAAATCGGACAATATAGAAGAGGCCATACTCAAAACAATGGATGAGATAAAAGGCGCGTATTCACTTTTGATTTTGACGCCGAATAAACTAATTGCAGTAAGAGACCCATATGGGCTACGACCGCTGGTGATGGGTAAAATAAACAACAGTATTTGTTTTGCATCAGAAACGTGTGCTTTAGATACAGTAGGCGCTGAATAT is drawn from Caldicellulosiruptor naganoensis and contains these coding sequences:
- the purL gene encoding phosphoribosylformylglycinamidine synthase subunit PurL translates to MRKNLYEEVGLTYEEYKMIIDILGREPNELELNLFGVMWSEHCGYKNSKALLKHLPTKGEHILQGPGENAGIVDIGDGYAVCFKVESHNHPSAVEPYEGAATGVGGIIRDIFTMGARPIALLDSLKFGKLEDTRTKYLFEGVVSGISGYGNCVGIPTVGGETTFDPVYKNNILVNVMCVGIMKKDKILKGVAEGVGNSVFYVGHTTGRDGIGGATFASTDLTQESEEKRSAVQVGDPFMEKLLLEACLELFQTDAVVGIQDMGAAGLTSSTCETAARAGTGIEIDVALVPKREEGMNPIEVMLSESQERMLVIVKKEKEEEVYKIFEKWGLHAVKIGRVTDDGMLRILDNGKVVAEVPAKALAHAPAYVRETKEPEIVKVSQQFDVYSIPQPQDLNDAIIKMISNPNLASKEYIYRQYDYMVRTDTVIRPGNDASLLRVKGTKKGIAVTIDSNGRYCYLNPYEGVQLVLAESYRNIVAVGAKPLAITDGLNFGNPLYPEIYYQFVKTIEGLKVACEYFGTPVTGGNVSFYNQSEEGAIYPTPVIGMVGVVEDVEKAVDISFKEEGDIIAVIGKTLDDIGASEYLSFYHGIVSGRVPKLDLKRHKETCDKVLECINQGLFKSVHDISDGGFIIALLESAFRGKKGAAIKVNTSLREDFYLFSETPGRFLVTLKEENLPKIREILNGIELEIVGEVTDKFEILGQINDKKLKLNLNEVERIYQEAIPCALKS